A single window of uncultured Methanospirillum sp. DNA harbors:
- a CDS encoding ABC transporter ATP-binding protein/permease: MVRLLQSDDISLLSWLTSALFDRRIFRLADGMTKSMGITTLAGLISSGTNIAMLFLVSILIGGVIHGNTLTDLVPVIICMVLLLLIRGGAEALRDLSAQRTSDLMKLGVRTKVYEHLLRLGPAYTEHKSSGSVAATIADGVDSLEQYVGFFIPCLVLCFLVPSVLFVAFTATLDLPVALILLAFVPLVPFSVALSYKLSWNEKLDIWRDYHDLSSYYAESLQGLTTLKMFGLSRHRAGLIHQKAETLKNTYIKALKIFFGVHYVCDVVPYLGYGLALLYACIQYSFGKFSLEGVMTVLLVGPVFYEHVIALSQHFHNSLYGKRALDMLETIMLEEPQVTSPEKAIQIQRIPPPDVQFDDVSFGYETGREVLKDCSFSIKSGETIALVGASGVGKSTVIDLLYRFHNPQHGSILLGGTSIDKFPLLQLREQLSLVSQETYLFYDTIRNNILIGNPSATTEDIEKAAKAAQIHDWICSLPDGYDTITGERGTRLSGGEKQRIAIARAILKDAPVLLLDEPTSSIDAGSEKLIQKALDDLCKDRTVLVIAHRLSTIRRADRIMVMDNGRIIESGTHEELLEANGQYAHLVQAQIRMLSTEDVVSKGGEA, translated from the coding sequence ATGGTTCGATTATTACAATCTGACGATATCTCATTGTTGTCCTGGCTCACTTCAGCCCTCTTTGACCGGAGAATCTTCCGGCTTGCTGATGGAATGACAAAGAGCATGGGAATTACAACTCTGGCCGGTCTTATCAGTTCGGGAACAAACATCGCAATGCTTTTTCTGGTGAGTATTCTCATCGGGGGTGTTATTCATGGTAATACACTAACTGATCTTGTTCCGGTCATCATCTGTATGGTACTTCTCCTTTTGATCAGGGGAGGGGCAGAAGCTCTTCGCGATCTTTCTGCCCAGCGGACATCTGACCTGATGAAACTCGGGGTCAGGACAAAGGTATATGAACATCTCCTTCGCCTTGGACCAGCATATACCGAGCATAAAAGTTCAGGTTCTGTTGCTGCAACGATTGCAGACGGTGTTGATTCGCTTGAGCAATATGTCGGGTTTTTCATACCTTGTCTTGTGCTCTGTTTCCTGGTACCTTCGGTATTATTTGTTGCCTTTACCGCAACTCTTGATCTGCCGGTTGCGTTAATTCTCCTTGCGTTTGTCCCTCTGGTTCCGTTCTCCGTGGCACTCTCATACAAACTCTCATGGAATGAAAAACTGGACATCTGGCGTGATTATCATGACCTCAGTTCGTATTATGCTGAAAGTCTGCAGGGTCTGACCACGCTAAAGATGTTCGGATTGAGTCGGCACCGGGCAGGACTCATTCACCAGAAGGCAGAAACACTCAAAAACACATATATTAAAGCCCTGAAGATCTTCTTTGGCGTTCATTATGTCTGCGATGTAGTACCGTACCTTGGATATGGTCTGGCCTTGTTGTATGCCTGTATTCAATATTCGTTTGGGAAATTTTCTTTAGAAGGCGTAATGACCGTCCTGCTTGTTGGACCAGTCTTTTATGAGCATGTAATCGCTCTCAGCCAACATTTCCACAACAGCCTGTACGGAAAGAGAGCCCTTGACATGCTTGAAACGATCATGCTGGAAGAGCCACAGGTAACAAGCCCGGAAAAAGCCATTCAGATCCAGCGAATCCCCCCACCGGATGTTCAGTTCGATGATGTCAGTTTTGGGTACGAAACCGGAAGAGAAGTACTCAAAGATTGCTCATTTTCCATTAAATCCGGGGAAACCATAGCCCTTGTAGGTGCTTCAGGTGTTGGAAAAAGTACGGTCATCGATCTGTTATACCGGTTTCATAATCCTCAACACGGTTCCATTCTGCTCGGAGGTACATCGATAGATAAATTTCCACTCTTGCAACTGAGAGAACAGTTATCCCTAGTTTCACAGGAGACATATCTCTTCTATGACACAATACGCAATAACATCCTGATCGGCAATCCAAGTGCTACTACAGAGGATATCGAAAAAGCTGCTAAGGCTGCACAGATCCATGACTGGATATGTAGTCTTCCAGATGGGTATGATACCATAACCGGAGAGCGGGGTACCCGCCTTTCGGGCGGAGAAAAGCAGCGGATTGCCATAGCACGTGCTATCTTGAAAGATGCTCCTGTTCTGCTTCTTGATGAGCCAACCTCTAGCATCGATGCTGGGAGTGAAAAGTTGATCCAAAAAGCCCTGGACGATCTATGCAAAGATAGAACTGTTTTGGTGATTGCTCACCGTCTCTCGACTATAAGGCGGGCAGACAGGATTATGGTCATGGATAATGGCAGAATTATCGAGAGTGGAACACATGAAGAACTGCTTGAGGCTAATGGTCAATACGCACACCTTGTTCAGGCACAGATCAGAATGCTTAGCACAGAAGATGTTGTATCCAAAGGGGGTGAAGCATGA
- a CDS encoding ABC transporter ATP-binding protein — protein MTQLSAFKELVRLTGLVRSHLFLLTSGMLCDATKQLITIGIGILGVLLIYTATGNAPASALLPIGATILILALLRGVCGYFGPYLNHIAAFRILSDLRNQFYKRVDPLAPAIFVSRRTGDLVSVAINNIEILELFFAHTLTQIVVAVIVPCIVLCGLAYIHPSLALIQLLFLVLTALIPALTVHINQNKGDRLRQYLATMSSFLIDSVQGIWEILAFGRGKDRLDAIIRMVLEYRKEQRAYARVNALASASYAILVSAGVVIVLVEATILTQAGVINSFYLPISVILSAGAFTALKEVIEVSKQLSMTIAGSKRFFAIMDDTPVVQETEVSEIRLSSVPSFEVSDLWFRYGESEPSVLKGISFQVPSGCTAAIVGMTGAGKTTLTHLLMRFWDPEKGSIRLDGHDVREFPLEYLRNLVSVVTQDIFLFNSSIKENIRVGKADATDEEIQQAARFARIHDFIDSLPDGYETIVGERGIRLSGGERQRVAIARAILKNAPVLIMDEATSNLDTGTEMMIRETIRELMKGRTVFMIAHRLSTVVHADKILVLNQGTIIEEGTHSELVKKNGMYASLIAAQEI, from the coding sequence ATGACACAATTGTCCGCGTTCAAAGAGCTCGTTCGTCTCACCGGACTGGTGCGATCTCATCTGTTTCTCCTCACCTCAGGAATGCTTTGTGATGCCACAAAGCAACTTATTACAATCGGTATCGGGATTCTTGGAGTTTTACTCATCTATACAGCGACGGGAAATGCTCCGGCATCTGCTCTTCTTCCAATTGGTGCAACAATCCTTATCCTTGCATTACTGAGGGGAGTCTGTGGTTACTTTGGCCCGTACCTTAATCATATAGCAGCATTCAGAATCCTATCTGATTTAAGAAATCAGTTTTACAAAAGAGTAGATCCTCTCGCTCCTGCAATCTTTGTATCCCGGCGAACCGGCGATCTTGTCTCAGTTGCAATCAACAACATCGAGATTCTTGAACTCTTTTTTGCACACACGCTCACACAGATAGTGGTTGCAGTAATTGTTCCGTGTATCGTTCTTTGTGGTCTGGCCTACATTCATCCCTCACTTGCTCTCATCCAGTTATTGTTCCTTGTTCTTACTGCTCTCATTCCTGCACTTACTGTCCATATTAATCAAAACAAGGGAGACAGGCTCAGGCAGTACCTTGCAACCATGAGTTCATTTCTGATTGACAGTGTCCAGGGAATATGGGAGATCTTAGCATTTGGAAGAGGAAAAGATCGTCTTGATGCAATTATCAGAATGGTTCTTGAGTATCGCAAAGAACAGCGGGCATATGCCAGGGTAAACGCTCTTGCATCCGCGAGTTATGCGATATTAGTCTCTGCCGGTGTAGTGATTGTTCTCGTTGAGGCAACAATTCTTACCCAGGCCGGTGTAATCAATTCTTTTTATCTGCCGATATCGGTGATTTTGTCAGCTGGAGCTTTTACAGCCCTTAAAGAGGTTATTGAAGTTTCAAAACAGCTGAGTATGACAATTGCAGGATCAAAACGGTTTTTTGCAATAATGGATGATACTCCTGTGGTGCAGGAGACCGAAGTATCAGAGATTAGACTCTCATCTGTTCCATCTTTTGAGGTTTCTGATCTCTGGTTCAGGTACGGAGAATCAGAGCCATCTGTTCTTAAGGGAATTTCATTTCAGGTTCCATCAGGATGCACAGCTGCCATTGTTGGAATGACAGGAGCTGGCAAAACGACCTTGACACATCTCCTGATGCGATTCTGGGATCCGGAAAAAGGTTCAATTCGGCTGGATGGTCATGATGTCAGGGAATTCCCTCTTGAATATCTCAGAAACCTCGTATCAGTCGTCACCCAGGATATTTTTCTTTTTAATTCATCAATTAAAGAAAATATCAGAGTCGGGAAAGCTGATGCAACAGACGAGGAGATACAGCAGGCCGCACGATTTGCCAGGATTCATGACTTTATTGACAGCCTCCCTGATGGGTATGAAACAATAGTAGGTGAAAGGGGAATTCGTCTTTCTGGTGGAGAACGACAGAGAGTTGCCATTGCCCGTGCAATTCTGAAAAATGCTCCGGTTCTTATTATGGATGAGGCAACTAGTAACCTTGATACCGGGACTGAAATGATGATTCGGGAGACTATCAGAGAACTGATGAAAGGAAGAACCGTGTTTATGATTGCTCACCGGCTCAGCACGGTGGTTCATGCAGATAAGATCCTGGTTTTAAATCAGGGAACAATAATTGAGGAAGGGACTCATTCGGAATTGGTGAAGAA